TCTATCAAAATAAACACATATAGAGATACATTTCTAAGATATCTTGAAATGAAATAATAATATACAAATAAAAAACTGTCTAAAATAATATAATTATTTTAGACAGTTTTTTATTTGTATATTTAAAAATTTACTTACTAGTTATATTAAGCTCTTTTTAATTTATCTAGATAATAAACAGCATTTAATGCTGCTATTTGTCCTTGCCCAGCTGCTTTGATATAAGAATATGGTTTACCTACACAATCTCCTGCAGCAAAACACCCTTCTATATTAGTTTTCATATTGTTGTCAACCTTGATATGGATACCATCAATTTCTATTCCAGGAATCAAGGTACTTGGAGCTGTACTATCTTTTATAACAAATACCCCATCAACTTCAATATGATTTTCTTTAAAAGATATCTTATTTACAAGTTTATCTCCATCTATTTGCACTGGTCTATCATGTATAATCTCAATAGATTCATCTAAATTATCTGAACTTCTCATAAGGTTTTCTTTTTTATACATAGGTATAAAGTAAGTTTTTGAAGTAAGTTCACTTAAAAAGTTTGCCTCTTCTTTAGATTCTTCATTATATCCTATAACTGCTACTTTTTTATTTCTATAAAGTGGTGCATCACATGTAGCACAATACCCTACTCCTCTTCCTAGAAACTCTTCTTCTCCTTTTATTGGTCTAGTATATTCTACACCAGTCGCAAGGATTACAGTAGTAGCCTCATACATATCATTTCCAGACATTATTGCAAAGTATTCTCCCATAGCATAAATATTATTTATTCTTTTATTTTCAATTGAAATATCCATATTATCTATATGCGATTTGAATTTGTCTTTTAATTCATCTCCACTTATATCATAAAAACCTAAATAATTATCTATTGAAGGAGCTTTAACAAGTTTATTGCTTAAATTATCATTACCAAACATAATCATTGTTTTATTTCTTATTTTTGCATTTATAGCAGCAGATAATCCCGCTGGACCACTACCTATTATAGCTATGTCATATCTCATAATATTCACCCATTTTTTATAAATATGATTTTACTTTCATCTCAATTTTATTCTTAGGCATAAATCCAATTAGAGTTTCAACTGGCTCTCCATCTTTAAATATAATCATAGTTGGTACTGTAGATACACTAAATTGTTGAGCTATTTCTAAGCTTTCATCTATATCAACTTTTACAAATCTAGCTTCGTCTTTCATATCTTCGCCTAATTCTGCAAATACAGGTGCTAACATATTACAAGGTCCACACCAAGTTGCAAAGAAATCTACTACAACTACTCCTTTACTACCTTCAACACTACTTCTAAATTCAGATGTATTTATAACTTTTGCCATTTTTTTAATCCTCCTAAAAATTTATTATCCTTATAATTATACTATGAAATTTATAAATATAATTTTACTTTTATAAATTCTTTTATATTTTATTTTATACTAATTAGTATACCCATTCTTTATTTGTAAAAACAGATTTTTATATTTTTATTATTTTAATTTTTTTGGTATTGATATTTCAAATGTAGTTCCAACACCTATATCAGAAGTTACATCTATTTCAATAGACAAATTCAAGCTAATCATATGTGCTATTGAAAGACCTATTCCAGAACCTTCTAAATCTTTATTTCTTACATTTTCACTTCTAAAAAATCTGTCAAATATAAAAGATATCTCTTCTTTTTTTATACCTATACCAGTATCTCTTATAAGTAATGTTACTTCATCTTCAACCTCTTCTTTTAATTCCAATACTATCTCATCACCTAGTTTAGTATATTTAAAAGCATTATCAATAAAAATTAATATAAGTTGTCTCAATTTATTTTTATCTGTTATTACAACTTTGTTCTTTAATTCAGAATGAAATGTAAATTTTTTTTCTTGAAACTCAGCAATATCCACATAATCTTCTGATATTTCTTCTAGTAATTTTTCTAAATCAATTTCCTCCAAATTAATTTTAACAATAGAATCTTCCTTAGTAAGAGATAGTAAATCTGTTATCATCTTTTTAAGTCTTCTTGTTTCTTTCATTGCAGTAGCTATTGTTTCAACTTCATCATTTACTGTATTTTCTGGAGATTTTAACATGCTTTCTAATTTCGATGAAACTATTGTTATTGGAGTCCTTAACTCATGTGAAGCATCTTGTATAAATTTAGCTTGGTTCCTCCAAGCAGTCTCTATTGGAATCAATGCTTTTCGAGTAAGATATACAGCTACAAAGTACGTAATTATAACAGAAATTAGTATTCCAATTATAAATACAGATGTCAACTGTTTTAAAGAATTCATCTCTGAGTCAATGTTTCTGATTATTTGTATCTGATATCTGCCCACATCTACATTTAATTCTCTAAATGTATAACCATTTTCTGTATATTTAAAAAATGTATTTTTCTTATCTAGTCTTCTGTCTGGAAGTAATTCATCAAAATATTCATTTTGAGTATAGTAACTTATTCTGTCATCTTCATAGACATATACCATATCTTTAGGGTCTTTAAGTCTTATTGGATTTAAAAATGAGGTTCTCTTAAATTGAGAAACTATATACTCCAGTTCATCATTAATTTCGCTATCAATTCCACTATATGTAAGACCTCTAAAATATGAATATATAAATATAGAAAATATTATTAAAAAACTACCCACTACAACAATGTACATTTTTATCAAATGGTTTTTAGTGCTGGTAAATACATTCTTATTTATCATCGAATATGTATCCTACCTTACGCTTAGTTTTAATATATTTATCATATCCATATTTACTTAGTTTTTTTCTCAAATTGCTTACATATACCTCT
This sequence is a window from Clostridioides difficile. Protein-coding genes within it:
- the trxA gene encoding thioredoxin, encoding MAKVINTSEFRSSVEGSKGVVVVDFFATWCGPCNMLAPVFAELGEDMKDEARFVKVDIDESLEIAQQFSVSTVPTMIIFKDGEPVETLIGFMPKNKIEMKVKSYL
- a CDS encoding NAD(P)/FAD-dependent oxidoreductase codes for the protein MRYDIAIIGSGPAGLSAAINAKIRNKTMIMFGNDNLSNKLVKAPSIDNYLGFYDISGDELKDKFKSHIDNMDISIENKRINNIYAMGEYFAIMSGNDMYEATTVILATGVEYTRPIKGEEEFLGRGVGYCATCDAPLYRNKKVAVIGYNEESKEEANFLSELTSKTYFIPMYKKENLMRSSDNLDESIEIIHDRPVQIDGDKLVNKISFKENHIEVDGVFVIKDSTAPSTLIPGIEIDGIHIKVDNNMKTNIEGCFAAGDCVGKPYSYIKAAGQGQIAALNAVYYLDKLKRA
- a CDS encoding HAMP domain-containing histidine kinase; this encodes MINKNVFTSTKNHLIKMYIVVVGSFLIIFSIFIYSYFRGLTYSGIDSEINDELEYIVSQFKRTSFLNPIRLKDPKDMVYVYEDDRISYYTQNEYFDELLPDRRLDKKNTFFKYTENGYTFRELNVDVGRYQIQIIRNIDSEMNSLKQLTSVFIIGILISVIITYFVAVYLTRKALIPIETAWRNQAKFIQDASHELRTPITIVSSKLESMLKSPENTVNDEVETIATAMKETRRLKKMITDLLSLTKEDSIVKINLEEIDLEKLLEEISEDYVDIAEFQEKKFTFHSELKNKVVITDKNKLRQLILIFIDNAFKYTKLGDEIVLELKEEVEDEVTLLIRDTGIGIKKEEISFIFDRFFRSENVRNKDLEGSGIGLSIAHMISLNLSIEIDVTSDIGVGTTFEISIPKKLK